In Dromaius novaehollandiae isolate bDroNov1 chromosome 14, bDroNov1.hap1, whole genome shotgun sequence, a genomic segment contains:
- the NDUFB6 gene encoding NADH dehydrogenase [ubiquinone] 1 beta subcomplex subunit 6: protein MSGFGADEKLRLQQLRALRRRWLRDQELSEREPVLPRRQLGPVAAFWERFLQPGGQWRLQVFRAYQGGAFAVTRVLLPATIVLYYVKYHVMKTPYGAVESNPRIFPGDRILETGEVFPPLKEEPGDHH from the exons atGAGCGGCTTCGGCGCGGACGAgaagctgcggctgcagcagctCCGCGCCCTGCGGCGCCGCTGGCTGCGGGACCAGGAGCTCAGCGAGCGGGAGCCCGTCCTGCCGCGGCGGCAGCTCGGGCCCGTGGCCGCCTTCTGGGAGCGCTTCCTGCAGCCCGGCGGCCAGTGGCGGCTCCAG GTGTTCAGGGCGTACCAGGGCGGCGCCTTCGCCGTGACGCGGGTCCTGCTCCCCGCCACGATCGTCCTCTACTACGTCAAGTACCACGTCATG AAAACGCCGTATGGTGCTGTTGAATCAAATCCACGGATATTTCCG GGGGACAGAATTTTAGAGACGGGAGAAGTTTTTCCACCTCTGAAAGAAGAACCTGGTGATCACCACTGA